Proteins encoded in a region of the Chthonomonadales bacterium genome:
- a CDS encoding LL-diaminopimelate aminotransferase, producing the protein MVARARRLEQIPPYLFGEIARLKSQAISEGRDLIDLGIGDPDQPTPSPVVDALCRAASEPETHRYDESPAGDPAFLRAVSAWFERRFCVPVDPAVEALLLIGSKEGLAHLAWAYIDPGDVSLVPDPAYTVYKVNTLLAGGETVAMPLTATRGFLPDLTAIPSEAARRAKLLWLNYPNNPTGAVASLDFYREAIAFCRDHDILLVNDAAYSEVTFDGCRPPSVLQVEGAGEHAIELHSFSKMFNMTGWRVGMAFGNPDAVATLSKLKSNIDSKQFAAVSRAAAWAIEHGDNSASLDLIRRRRDVLVDGLNALGWPVPKPRATFYVWAPVPPGETSMGFARRLLQEAGVLVIPGIGYGEYGEGYVRMSLTVLGDRDGGRCAEAVERVRAMRLAW; encoded by the coding sequence GTGGTAGCACGCGCACGCCGACTGGAGCAGATCCCCCCCTACCTCTTCGGCGAGATCGCCCGCCTGAAGAGCCAGGCCATCTCCGAGGGGCGCGACCTGATCGACCTCGGCATCGGAGATCCCGACCAGCCGACGCCCTCGCCCGTGGTGGACGCGCTCTGCCGGGCCGCCTCGGAGCCGGAGACGCACCGTTACGACGAGTCCCCGGCCGGCGATCCGGCGTTCCTGCGCGCGGTGAGCGCGTGGTTCGAGCGGCGGTTCTGCGTTCCCGTCGACCCGGCCGTCGAGGCCCTGCTGCTGATCGGCTCGAAGGAGGGGCTGGCGCACCTCGCATGGGCCTACATCGACCCCGGCGACGTGTCGCTCGTGCCCGACCCGGCCTACACGGTCTACAAGGTGAACACGCTGCTGGCCGGCGGCGAGACGGTGGCGATGCCGCTCACCGCCACCCGTGGCTTCCTACCGGACCTGACCGCGATCCCCTCGGAAGCCGCCCGGCGAGCGAAGCTCCTCTGGCTCAACTACCCGAACAACCCGACCGGAGCCGTCGCCTCGCTCGACTTCTACCGTGAGGCCATCGCCTTCTGCCGCGACCACGACATCCTGCTCGTCAACGACGCCGCCTACTCCGAGGTCACCTTCGACGGCTGTCGCCCGCCGTCGGTGCTCCAGGTGGAGGGCGCGGGCGAGCACGCCATCGAGCTCCATTCGTTCTCCAAGATGTTCAACATGACCGGGTGGCGCGTCGGCATGGCCTTTGGGAACCCGGACGCCGTCGCGACGCTCAGTAAGCTCAAGTCGAACATCGACAGCAAGCAGTTCGCCGCGGTCTCGCGGGCGGCGGCGTGGGCCATCGAGCACGGCGACAACAGCGCGTCCCTGGACCTGATTCGTCGCCGACGCGACGTGCTGGTTGATGGCCTGAACGCGCTCGGATGGCCGGTTCCCAAGCCGCGAGCGACCTTCTACGTGTGGGCGCCCGTGCCGCCCGGGGAAACCAGCATGGGTTTCGCGCGGCGGCTGCTCCAGGAGGCGGGCGTGCTCGTCATTCCGGGGATCGGCTACGGCGAGTACGGCGAAGGCTATGTGCGCATGTCGCTGACGGTGCTCGGCGACCGCGACGGCGGGCGTTGCGCCGAGGCGGTCGAGCGCGTCCGCGCCATGCGCCTCGCCTGGTAG